One window from the genome of Breoghania sp. L-A4 encodes:
- a CDS encoding major capsid protein, giving the protein MPGNDIWDADGFTLESLTAAVNKQPYRPGQVSATGIFDEDGVTTTVLSIEEREGRLALVEPSVRGGAGETTGDEKRNRIPFEVDHYERNDAVKADEVQNVRAFGTEDRLETLIERIERKAQRHAADLTMTLEHQRVGAIKGIVTSKSGKVLHDLYARFGLAVPAPISLELDVEASDVGGLWQDVIYAMEDELDEPYDGIHVFTGRDFHKALWRHKSVRDTFLYNTGAAVLRQDVPDTFEYGGATWERYRTGAKATSDLGAPYIAANEARVIPKGVSDLFITRFAPADYEETVNTQGLPFYAKQYAMRNGKGRELDVQMNAISLCTRPGSLRKLTLT; this is encoded by the coding sequence ATGCCTGGAAACGATATTTGGGACGCGGACGGTTTCACGCTGGAATCGCTGACCGCCGCGGTCAACAAACAGCCCTACCGTCCGGGACAGGTCTCGGCGACCGGGATCTTTGACGAGGACGGCGTCACAACCACCGTGCTCTCGATCGAAGAACGCGAAGGCAGGCTGGCGCTCGTTGAGCCGAGTGTGCGCGGCGGCGCCGGCGAGACGACTGGTGACGAGAAGCGCAACCGCATTCCCTTCGAGGTCGACCACTACGAGCGCAACGATGCGGTGAAAGCCGATGAAGTCCAGAACGTGCGCGCCTTCGGCACCGAGGATCGCCTGGAAACTCTCATCGAACGGATTGAGCGCAAGGCGCAGCGCCATGCGGCCGATCTGACCATGACGCTGGAGCATCAGCGTGTCGGTGCGATCAAGGGCATCGTCACGTCCAAGTCCGGCAAGGTCCTTCATGATCTCTATGCGCGGTTTGGTCTTGCTGTTCCCGCACCGATCTCGCTGGAGCTGGATGTCGAGGCGAGTGATGTCGGCGGTCTGTGGCAGGACGTCATCTATGCCATGGAAGACGAGCTGGACGAGCCCTATGACGGCATCCACGTCTTCACCGGCCGCGACTTCCACAAGGCCCTGTGGCGGCACAAGTCGGTGCGCGACACCTTCCTCTACAACACCGGCGCCGCGGTGCTGCGCCAGGACGTGCCGGACACGTTCGAGTATGGCGGAGCGACGTGGGAACGGTACCGCACCGGTGCGAAGGCGACCTCCGATCTTGGTGCGCCCTATATCGCCGCCAATGAGGCACGCGTGATCCCGAAGGGTGTCTCCGATCTCTTCATCACCCGCTTCGCGCCGGCCGACTACGAAGAGACGGTCAACACGCAAGGGCTGCCCTTCTATGCCAAGCAGTACGCCATGCGGAACGGCAAGGGGCGTGAGCTGGACGTGCAGATGAATGCGATCTCGCTCTGCACGCGCCCCGGCTCCCTGCGCAAGCTCACGCTGACCTGA
- a CDS encoding phage baseplate assembly protein V, whose translation MDLYRRIAELERRGRNAKRTGTVSEVDHAKGLARVMLSEPDGVPFVSPWMPWKEVAAGDIKSHIPPSVGQQVTVSSENGDLTDGEIDMSVPSTANPRPHDGPEAVITKGSVRIEIADALVKIDTPKAVINSDAVHLGGEGGPKVARLGDNVLVGAGSSAGMWPIVEGSSRVFAAD comes from the coding sequence GTGGATCTTTATCGACGCATTGCGGAACTGGAGCGACGCGGCCGTAACGCCAAGCGCACCGGCACGGTGAGCGAGGTCGATCATGCCAAGGGACTTGCGCGGGTGATGCTGTCGGAACCGGACGGCGTGCCCTTCGTCAGCCCTTGGATGCCTTGGAAGGAAGTCGCCGCCGGCGACATCAAGAGCCACATTCCACCATCCGTCGGCCAGCAGGTGACGGTGTCATCCGAGAACGGCGATCTGACTGATGGCGAGATCGACATGTCGGTGCCATCGACCGCCAATCCGCGCCCGCACGACGGGCCGGAGGCCGTGATTACCAAGGGCAGCGTGCGGATCGAGATCGCCGACGCGCTGGTCAAAATCGACACACCGAAAGCGGTGATCAATTCGGACGCCGTGCATTTGGGCGGCGAGGGCGGACCCAAGGTCGCCCGCCTGGGTGACAACGTTCTCGTCGGCGCCGGTTCTTCGGCCGGGATGTGGCCGATCGTGGAAGGCTCGTCGCGAGTGTTCGCGGCAGATTGA
- a CDS encoding GPW/gp25 family protein, protein MAGSTGVDASAGVTLSGWPHVAQSIATILTTRIGARVMRRDFGSDLMSLVDAPISDRVVLAMFVAAATALNRWEPRFSLDRVAIAAAGAEGGILLVLSGTYFPRGHLGDFNVQEDAQTRVVVSQ, encoded by the coding sequence TTGGCCGGCTCCACCGGCGTTGACGCCTCAGCGGGCGTAACGCTGTCTGGCTGGCCGCACGTCGCACAATCGATTGCGACAATCCTGACGACGCGCATCGGCGCAAGGGTGATGCGGCGTGACTTTGGTTCAGACCTGATGAGCCTGGTTGATGCGCCGATCAGTGACCGCGTGGTGTTGGCGATGTTTGTGGCCGCAGCGACAGCGCTCAATCGTTGGGAGCCGCGGTTTAGCCTTGACCGGGTGGCCATAGCGGCAGCCGGGGCTGAGGGCGGCATCTTGCTTGTGCTGAGCGGGACTTATTTTCCGCGCGGCCATCTCGGCGATTTCAATGTGCAAGAGGATGCGCAGACGCGCGTGGTGGTGTCGCAATGA
- a CDS encoding baseplate J/gp47 family protein encodes MSRFTAPDLATLAAPDVIETLDYEAIIAARLAKLVELYPAFDVGALETDPLRIAQQAEGYFELLLRARVNDAAKTVLITHATGTDLDHLAALFGTARQTNEPDTAFRARVLLALEAFSTAGPAGAYEYHARAAHPLVKGVGLGVPQPGHVVVAVLSNTGDGTASNEVVGAVRARLMQDDIRPLTDAVTVKPATITPYEIAVTLRVPSGPDPDVLRAAAMSALSALAAARHEVGQAVNVSAIVAAAHVANVQSVSVASPIADLTAASDEAFWCAGITVTVEVLP; translated from the coding sequence ATGAGCCGTTTCACCGCTCCCGATCTGGCGACACTTGCAGCGCCCGATGTTATCGAGACGCTCGACTATGAGGCGATCATCGCCGCGCGGCTGGCCAAGCTCGTTGAGCTCTATCCCGCCTTCGACGTCGGCGCTCTGGAAACCGATCCTTTGCGCATCGCGCAGCAGGCGGAAGGCTATTTTGAGCTGCTGTTACGCGCCCGGGTGAACGACGCCGCCAAGACCGTTTTGATCACACATGCGACGGGCACGGATCTTGACCACCTGGCGGCGTTGTTTGGAACCGCGCGGCAAACGAATGAGCCGGATACGGCGTTTCGTGCGCGGGTGCTTCTGGCGCTTGAGGCGTTCTCAACCGCCGGGCCGGCGGGCGCTTATGAATACCATGCGCGCGCGGCGCATCCTTTGGTCAAGGGTGTCGGTCTTGGCGTGCCGCAGCCGGGTCACGTCGTGGTTGCGGTGCTGTCGAATACGGGGGACGGGACGGCGTCAAACGAGGTGGTCGGCGCGGTACGCGCGCGGCTGATGCAAGATGATATCCGTCCACTGACGGATGCTGTGACGGTCAAGCCGGCAACCATCACGCCCTATGAAATCGCGGTCACACTCAGGGTGCCGTCCGGTCCCGATCCGGACGTGCTGCGCGCGGCCGCCATGTCAGCACTTTCTGCCTTGGCGGCGGCGCGTCATGAGGTCGGCCAGGCGGTCAATGTCAGCGCGATCGTCGCCGCCGCGCATGTCGCCAACGTCCAGAGCGTGTCGGTCGCATCGCCGATCGCGGATCTGACTGCCGCCAGCGATGAAGCTTTTTGGTGTGCCGGCATCACGGTCACCGTCGAGGTTCTGCCGTGA
- a CDS encoding phage tail protein I produces MIAARTIVLPSNATPLERALERVGARVLDIPAPLKDLWNPDTCPVAFLPHLAAAFSVDFWNGDWDEAKKRSVIRNAVRHHRLKGTLAGIEAYAAMAGAEILGLHRPPEKFFAGGSDTLEQRRAWLDALPVIKVYRSTARALRSRGIIAGGAVQPFFLSRRFALASGATVRKRPRAVFIRDGVETEVGIATDVEGVRCVILHRALGVRAAAGRVVGRFALATSAAKTVARIAADPGIDDSALANPLRPAGTGNGILPAIGSDPMPIGRAWFSHANAWHRFAGVSSARQRIFERIPIADDLAPAEPRKSTAFASLTRLAMPAHTAELKTSMPGKGLRNGWFAGARPAGAFAASVDKTRLGEAFAAMRAAKRLSDKILIDTRTYRPFEAGQPLFAGQDILAGHMTRA; encoded by the coding sequence GTGATTGCGGCACGCACGATCGTCCTGCCGTCAAACGCGACCCCGCTTGAGCGGGCGCTTGAACGCGTTGGCGCGCGCGTCCTCGATATTCCGGCACCGCTCAAGGATTTGTGGAACCCGGACACCTGCCCGGTGGCCTTCCTGCCGCATCTCGCCGCCGCCTTCTCGGTCGATTTCTGGAATGGCGATTGGGACGAGGCGAAGAAGCGCTCGGTGATCCGCAACGCTGTGCGACACCACCGGCTGAAAGGAACGTTGGCCGGCATAGAGGCTTACGCGGCAATGGCGGGCGCAGAGATCCTGGGCTTACACCGGCCGCCGGAGAAATTCTTCGCCGGTGGATCGGACACGCTGGAGCAGCGCCGCGCCTGGCTGGACGCCTTGCCGGTGATCAAGGTCTATCGCTCGACGGCGCGCGCGTTGCGCAGTCGCGGGATCATCGCCGGTGGCGCGGTGCAGCCGTTCTTCTTGTCGCGCCGCTTCGCGCTCGCATCGGGTGCGACGGTGCGCAAGCGGCCGCGCGCGGTGTTCATTCGCGATGGTGTCGAGACCGAAGTTGGCATCGCGACCGATGTTGAGGGCGTGCGATGCGTGATCCTGCATCGTGCGCTCGGCGTGCGCGCCGCGGCCGGACGCGTGGTGGGACGGTTCGCGCTGGCCACATCGGCTGCGAAGACGGTGGCGAGGATCGCGGCCGATCCCGGCATCGATGATTCGGCATTGGCAAACCCGCTGCGGCCCGCCGGCACGGGCAACGGCATCTTGCCGGCGATTGGCTCGGATCCGATGCCGATCGGGCGTGCATGGTTCTCCCATGCCAACGCCTGGCATCGCTTTGCCGGCGTGTCTTCGGCGCGCCAGCGGATTTTTGAGCGGATCCCGATCGCCGACGATCTGGCTCCCGCCGAACCGCGCAAGTCGACGGCGTTCGCCAGCCTCACCCGCTTGGCCATGCCGGCGCACACGGCCGAGCTGAAAACGTCGATGCCGGGCAAGGGGTTGCGCAATGGCTGGTTCGCAGGCGCGCGGCCGGCGGGCGCATTCGCCGCTTCCGTCGACAAGACCCGCCTGGGCGAGGCCTTCGCTGCCATGCGCGCCGCGAAGCGCCTGTCTGACAAGATCCTGATCGACACGCGGACCTATCGGCCCTTTGAGGCCGGACAACCCCTGTTTGCCGGGCAAGACATCCTTGCCGGCCACATGACCCGAGCTTGA
- a CDS encoding IS5 family transposase (programmed frameshift) — translation MARFDLTDFEWSVIQPLLPTKVRGVPRADDRKVLNGIFWRLRTGAPWADIPARYGPYTTCVNRFNRWRKAGHWARILEAVSDAYDGDVQMIDSSSIRVHQHAANGKKEERSRCMGRSRGGLTTKIHALVDAEGRPIRLKLTEGQAHDGRSATDMFETLKAGHILLADRAYDSDALRAEMAARGAWANIRAMPNRVKTFPFSAWVYRQRNAVERFFSKLKHFRAIATRYDKRDDNFLASVQLASIRIWLRTYESVT, via the exons ATGGCTCGCTTCGATCTGACGGATTTCGAGTGGTCTGTGATACAGCCGCTTCTGCCGACAAAGGTGCGTGGGGTCCCGCGCGCCGATGACCGCAAGGTGCTGAACGGCATCTTCTGGCGGCTGCGCACGGGAGCGCCTTGGGCCGACATTCCGGCGCGCTATGGCCCGTACACGACCTGCGTCAACCGCTTCAACCGCTGGCGCAAGGCCGGTCATTGGGCACGCATTCTTGAAGCGGTATCAGATGCTTACGACGGTGACGTGCAGATGATCGACTCGTCATCGATCCGCGTTCACCAGCATGCCGCCAACGGC AAAAAAGAGGAGCGATCCCGTTGCATGGGTCGCTCGCGCGGCGGCCTGACCACCAAGATCCATGCGCTCGTCGACGCCGAGGGCCGGCCGATCCGCCTCAAGCTGACCGAAGGCCAGGCCCACGACGGACGCTCGGCCACCGACATGTTCGAAACGCTCAAGGCCGGTCACATCCTGCTCGCCGACCGCGCCTATGACAGCGATGCCTTGCGCGCCGAAATGGCCGCGCGGGGCGCATGGGCCAACATCCGCGCCATGCCGAACCGCGTCAAAACCTTCCCCTTCAGCGCCTGGGTTTATCGACAACGCAACGCCGTCGAGCGTTTCTTTAGCAAACTCAAACACTTCAGGGCCATTGCCACACGATACGACAAGCGCGACGACAATTTTCTCGCGTCAGTCCAACTCGCTTCAATCCGCATATGGTTGCGAACTTATGAGTCGGTCACCTAG
- a CDS encoding DUF4376 domain-containing protein, with amino-acid sequence MIQTVRYAARPDGTFAGTYVDALMPDGCTDTGIAPVDGRQIWNGSAWGDPAPLAEDLEAHLASIRYDREVAGVTVGSMEISTDRDSQAKILAARVAAMTDPGFATTWKAANGFFPLDAAGIVGMSDAALAHVNTCFAAEASVSALIDEEGVVDLAGVEAAFIAAL; translated from the coding sequence ATGATCCAGACAGTCCGCTACGCGGCGCGCCCGGACGGCACTTTCGCCGGCACCTATGTCGATGCCCTGATGCCGGATGGCTGCACAGATACGGGTATCGCACCGGTGGACGGCCGTCAGATCTGGAACGGCTCGGCATGGGGCGACCCGGCGCCATTGGCCGAAGACCTCGAGGCGCATCTCGCGTCGATCCGTTATGACCGCGAGGTCGCGGGAGTCACGGTCGGCTCGATGGAAATCTCCACGGACCGCGACAGTCAGGCAAAAATTCTCGCCGCCCGCGTCGCGGCTATGACTGACCCGGGTTTTGCGACGACCTGGAAGGCGGCAAACGGGTTCTTCCCGCTGGACGCCGCCGGTATCGTTGGCATGTCGGATGCGGCGCTTGCGCACGTCAACACCTGCTTTGCCGCCGAGGCGAGCGTATCCGCCTTGATCGACGAGGAAGGCGTCGTCGATCTTGCCGGCGTTGAGGCTGCGTTCATCGCGGCGCTGTAA